The following proteins come from a genomic window of Stegostoma tigrinum isolate sSteTig4 chromosome 30, sSteTig4.hap1, whole genome shotgun sequence:
- the LOC125465977 gene encoding acidic leucine-rich nuclear phosphoprotein 32 family member A-like: protein MDMKKRINLELRNRTPADVKELVLDNCRSNDGKIEGLTAAFESLEFLSMINVMLTSVSNLPKLNKLRKLELSDNRISGGLEVLAERTPSLTHLNLSGNKIKDINTLEPLKKLLNLRSLDLFNCEVTNLNDYRDSMFKLLPQLTYLDGYDQDDQEAPDSDVEGDGDCLDDDEEEDDDEENEDVEEEEEEEDDEEGEFDVLDEEDEDELGDDDDDEEDDSAEEDEDEDEEAEDGEEECKDTAQGQKRKRTQEDDGEEDTEDDE, encoded by the exons GTTAAAGAACTGGTTCTGGACAATTGCCGGTCAAATGATGGCAAAATTGAAGGATTGACTGCAGCATTTGAAAGCTTAGAATTTCTTAGTATGATCAACGTAATGCTGACATCTGTGTCAAATCTCCCAAAGTTAAATAAACTAAGAAAG CTTGAATTAAGTGATAACAGGATATCTGGAGGCCTCGAAGTTCTGGCAGAAAGGACCCCAAGCCTTACGCATTTAAACCTCAGtggaaataaaatcaaagacATCAATACTCTGGAGCCTTTG AAGAAACTTCTGAATTTGAGGAGTCTTGACTTATTTAACTGTGAAGTGACTAACTTAAATGACTACAGAGATAGCATGTTCAAGCTGCTCCCCCAGCTTACCTACTTGGATGGATATGATCAGGATGATCAGGAGGCACCAGATTCCGATGTGGAGGGAGATGGTGACTGTTTAGATGATGATGAAGAGGAAGATGATGATGAGGAAAATGAAGATG tggaggaggaggaggaggaggaggatgatgaaGAGGGGGAATTTGATGTCTTGGATGAAGAGGATGAAGATGAACTTggcgatgatgatgatgatgaggaggACGATAGTGCAGAAGAGGAT GAGGATGaggatgaagaagctgaagatggtgaAGAGGAATGCAAAG acactgcccaAGGCCAGAAACGAAAGAGGACCCAAGAGGACGATGGGGAAGAGGATACCGAAGATGATGAATGA